The Candidatus Dormiibacterota bacterium sequence GCGCGCCCGTCCCCATGAGGATGGCGAGCAGGCCGACGGCGATGGTCACACCCTCGACGACGTCGAGGAGCAGCCGCGCCCAGGCGGCGCCCTCGGGCAGACGCCGCGCCGCGATGACGACGGCGGTGGACACGGCGAGGACGTCACCGGCGAGGAAGAGGAGCGCCAGGGCGACGAACGCCCCGTTCCTCAGCCCGCCCGCGGCGACCACGGCGACACCGAGCATCACGAACACACCGAGCCCGGCCGCCCATCCCTGGAAGAGGGCGATCGCCCGAGCGGTTCGGAGTGGAGCAGGCAACATCATGGCGGTGCGACACCTCCCTCTCACCACCCAGCTCTCAACGGAGGCCCAGAAGGGTAGCGCGCCGGGACCGGTGCCGGGGCGGGCCGTGACCGCCCGCCCGAACGGTCAGCGACGCTGGGCGGCGCCGAGCTCGACGGCGGGAAGCTTGCCGTCCGCGTACATCGCGCGCAGAACCTTCTTGTCGTACTTGCCGACGCTGGTCTTCGGGATCTCGTCGACCACCGCCCATCGCTCCGGCACCCAGAACTTCGCAACCTGGCCCGCGATGAACTCGCGCAGGTCCTCGGGTGTCGTCGTGCTGCCGGGCTTGAGCACGACCGACGCGAGCGGCCGCTCGTCCCAGCGCTGGTCGGGCACCGCGATCACCGCGGCGTCGAGCACATCGGGATGTCCGATGAGCATCGTTTCCAGCGCCACCGACGAGATCCACTCACCGCCGGACTTGATCACGTCCTTGGAGCGGTCGGTGATCTGGATGAAGCCGCGCGAGTCGACGCAGCCCACGTCACCGGTGCGCAGCCAGCCGTCGTGGAACTTGTCGGGAGCGGGATCCTTGAAGTACGACGCGGCGATCCACGGACCGCGCACCTCGATCTCGCCGACCGACTCGCCGTCCCACGGCTGCACCTTCCCCGAATCGTCGACGATGCGCAGCCGCACCCCGGCGACGACGCGGCCGGTCTTGCTCCGCCAGTCCATCTCCTCCTCGGGCGGAACGCCACGCGGCGGGATGGCGATGGCGCCGATGGGGCTGGTCTCGGTCATCCCCCAGGCCTGGATGATGCGCAACCCGTGGTTCTTCTCGAAGCGCTCCATCAGCGAGCGCGGCACCGCGGAGCCGCCGCAGATGATCGTCTTCATGCTGGTGAGGTCGGCGGGATGCGCCTCGATGTGCTGGAGCACGCCCTGCCAGATGGTGGGCACGCCGGCGGCGAAGGTGGGGCGCTCCGCCTGGATGAACCTGCACAGCGGCTCGGGCTGCAGGAACCGGCCCGGCATCAGCAGGTCGGCGCCGAGCATGAACGCGGTGTAGGGGATGCCCCACGCGTTGACGTGGAACATCGGGACGATGACGAGGGCGCGGTCGGCCTCCTTGAGCGAGAACGCACCCCACTCGGCGAGGGAGTGCAGGCAGATCGAGCGGTGGCTGTACACGACGCCCTTGGGCGCGCCGGTGGTGCCGGTCGTGTAGCACATCGCCGCCGCCGTCTTCTCGCCCAGCTCGGGCCAGTCGTACTCCGGCGACTCGGCAGCGAGCAGGTCCTCGTAGTCGAGCACGCCGTCGCCGAGGGCGGAGGCGTCGCCCTCACCGACCAGGATGAGGTGCTCGACGGTGGTGAGGTCCGACCGGATCTTCGCCAGCAGCGGGACCAGCGAGGCGTCAACCAGGATGACGCGGTCCTCGGCGTGGTTGATGACGTAGGCGAGCTGATCCGGGTTGAGGCGAAGGTTGAGGGTGTGGAGGACCGCGCCCATGCAGGGAACGGCGAGGTAGGCCTCGAGGTGCTCCTGGTGGTTCCAGGAGAGGGTGCCGACACGGTCTCCGGACTGGATGCCGAGCCGCTTCAGGGCGCCCGCGAGCCGCGCCGCCCGCTCGGCGACCTCGGCGAAGGTGCCCCGGCGGCTGCCCTCGCCCTCGAAGCTGACCACCTGGCTCTCCGGGTAGACCTGCGCCCCACGCCGGAGGATGTCCGTGATGGTCAGGTCCCCGTCCTGCATCGTGCTCTGCATCGACCGTCGCCTCCACACTGTCCAGCCCCGCTCTGCCATCACGTTGTATACCCGAGCGAGGGGTGGGAGGGGGAACCCGCGATTGCAGAGGTGGACTCCGGCATCGGGGTGAGGGTTTGGACTCCGCCGCTGTCGGGTTGGTGGCGTGACCGGCCGGAGGGGTGGGCCGGCTCACGGGAGACCGACCGTTGAAGGTCAGCGCGCGGTACGACGCCATGACCGCAGCCGGCGGACGGTTCGCCTCGGCTGCGGGCACGCTCGCGGACATCGAACGCGCCGTCCAGCGGGCCTGCGAGCTCGCAGCGGGGGCCACCGGGGATGCGGGCGCCACGGCGGAGGTCGTCAGGTTCTGCGATCGCACCACGGGCGCCATGGACGACACCTGCACGCATCTGCTGGAGGTGGCTGGGGGGCTGCGGCGGGCTCTCCAGGTGATGTGGTCGGCCGGGGGTGGCGGCGATCTCGGCGACGGTCCGGTCGGCAGCCACCATGGTGGTTCGCGATGACCGGAGACGGGCAGCCCGGCGCCCCGGGCGTCTCCGTCCACTCGATCGACGTGCCGGCTCCGCACGACGGCAACCCGGAGGAGTTGCGGCGCGCCGCGTGGCAGCTCGACCAGTGCGCCGAGGAGGTGCGATCGCTGGTCGTCCGGCTTCGCGCGACCGTGGAGGATCTGACGCAGGGCCAGGGCGAGTGGCGCAGCCCGGTCGCGGACGCCTTCCGGACGCACGCCTGGGAGCCGATCAGGCTGACGCTCACCAGTGTCGCCCACTCACTCGAGGACGGTGCGGCGTCACTGCGCCACGCCGCCACGGCGATCGAGAACGCCCAGAGTGACCGCCGTCGAGCCGAGGCGCTGGCGGTGGCGGCCGGTGTCGGTGTCGCCCTGACCGTGCTGTCCTTCGGCATCAGCGACGCCGTCGCCGCCGAGGCCGCGGCCGGTGCTGCGGCGCTGATGGCCCGGGCGGCGACGGCGATCGCCGGGGCGATGCGTGCGGTGGTGCTGGCGCTGGACGAGGCCGGGGCGGCAATCCGGGTCCTGACGGTGACGATGCGGACCTGGGGGACGGCCGCCGGGTACACCGCGGGGCTCACCCTGCCCCGCCTGGCGTTCAGCCCCGCGGGCGCCGGTGTGCTCGGCGCGGTGGGGAGCG is a genomic window containing:
- a CDS encoding long-chain fatty acid--CoA ligase encodes the protein MQSTMQDGDLTITDILRRGAQVYPESQVVSFEGEGSRRGTFAEVAERAARLAGALKRLGIQSGDRVGTLSWNHQEHLEAYLAVPCMGAVLHTLNLRLNPDQLAYVINHAEDRVILVDASLVPLLAKIRSDLTTVEHLILVGEGDASALGDGVLDYEDLLAAESPEYDWPELGEKTAAAMCYTTGTTGAPKGVVYSHRSICLHSLAEWGAFSLKEADRALVIVPMFHVNAWGIPYTAFMLGADLLMPGRFLQPEPLCRFIQAERPTFAAGVPTIWQGVLQHIEAHPADLTSMKTIICGGSAVPRSLMERFEKNHGLRIIQAWGMTETSPIGAIAIPPRGVPPEEEMDWRSKTGRVVAGVRLRIVDDSGKVQPWDGESVGEIEVRGPWIAASYFKDPAPDKFHDGWLRTGDVGCVDSRGFIQITDRSKDVIKSGGEWISSVALETMLIGHPDVLDAAVIAVPDQRWDERPLASVVLKPGSTTTPEDLREFIAGQVAKFWVPERWAVVDEIPKTSVGKYDKKVLRAMYADGKLPAVELGAAQRR
- a CDS encoding WXG100 family type VII secretion target, which codes for MPAPHDGNPEELRRAAWQLDQCAEEVRSLVVRLRATVEDLTQGQGEWRSPVADAFRTHAWEPIRLTLTSVAHSLEDGAASLRHAATAIENAQSDRRRAEALAVAAGVGVALTVLSFGISDAVAAEAAAGAAALMARAATAIAGAMRAVVLALDEAGAAIRVLTVTMRTWGTAAGYTAGLTLPRLAFSPAGAGVLGAVGSAALGDTRPADLIQAFAISYVEGKAGEAEGEGEASPRRGAGLGGSPGRSRTFERYLDAPPPTTGEEVWLEITTEEGVLVGTRAKGARAHVHELPDDLAHVEAYYARLRSGGVDVTPPGMEAGASVTRLPDGTHITFRARSRSGPPTLEFTIESRGHFKLKIKE